CTGGTGGAGGGCCCCAGGGCCGGCTGGCCCATGTTGCTAACGGCATGGCTTATGCACGCAGGATGCAAGGCAATCAAGGGGCCCGGCGAGGCACCCTCATGCCGCCGGCTGCAGCAGATCCCAATGGTTGCCGAACGGGTCGCTGAAGACCGCCACAGTGCCATAGGGCTCGTGGCGCGGCGCTTCGAGAAAGACGACGCCTGCGGCCAGCATCGCCGCATGGTCGCGGGAAAAATCGTCGGTGAACAGGAAGAAGCCGACCCGGCCGCCGGTCTGGTTGCCGATCGCCGCCTGCTGGCG
The nucleotide sequence above comes from Ensifer sp. PDNC004. Encoded proteins:
- a CDS encoding VOC family protein — translated: MRQTIARIALVVPDYDAGIAFYCGKLGFDLVEDTVLDATKRWVVVRPKGAVETALLLAKADGERQQAAIGNQTGGRVGFFLFTDDFSRDHAAMLAAGVVFLEAPRHEPYGTVAVFSDPFGNHWDLLQPAA